Proteins encoded by one window of Lutibacter sp. A64:
- a CDS encoding glycerophosphodiester phosphodiesterase family protein — MTKLFFKKIPVGIALLMLLGVVGCDDDIKDLSNEIQADSIELKTVNAETKAVIDQLLIDAPDAIIAHRGTTFWAPEETEAAFRWARNMGADYLEIDIQKTSDGILLALHDNNLRRTSNVESIYPGRADYDLSKFTLKELRALDAGTWFNEDVPDNARLEFVDQKISTLKDVLLIAEGMKVKRDENRNPYYKKEDGTETLNLEESTGEFVFVEDEVDNGNRPGIYIETKEPWRFSGMEKALAEVLKSNGWLATDNPKNIPTTPGKVGVANTKSRIILQTFSWQSVLLLEEFLPNIPKCMLLWKGGYDNLVDDDADMIADVLNFSVDNNVHIIGPSIAGAPNGYDDLSAPWMNEMYHRSGFVIHAYSFDTDDQLKKYNGDYYYTGLESRFDNPNRTLQGEWSGKIGRENFIDGGFTNLTDLSLEYQGRATPGVTAQTVLEDLGYGTYIGRN, encoded by the coding sequence ATGACTAAACTATTTTTTAAAAAAATACCAGTAGGTATTGCGCTTCTTATGCTCCTTGGAGTTGTAGGATGTGATGATGATATTAAAGATTTAAGTAATGAGATTCAAGCTGATTCTATTGAATTGAAAACTGTAAATGCTGAAACTAAAGCTGTGATTGATCAATTGTTAATTGATGCTCCAGATGCTATTATTGCTCATAGAGGTACAACTTTTTGGGCTCCAGAAGAAACAGAAGCTGCTTTTCGTTGGGCTCGTAATATGGGTGCAGATTACCTTGAAATTGATATTCAAAAAACATCTGATGGTATATTATTAGCGCTTCATGATAATAACCTTCGTAGAACTTCAAATGTTGAAAGTATTTATCCAGGAAGAGCGGATTACGATTTAAGTAAATTTACGTTAAAAGAGCTTAGAGCACTTGATGCGGGGACTTGGTTTAATGAGGATGTGCCAGATAATGCACGATTAGAGTTTGTAGATCAAAAGATTTCAACTTTAAAAGATGTATTGCTAATTGCTGAGGGTATGAAAGTGAAAAGAGATGAAAATAGAAACCCTTATTATAAAAAAGAAGATGGTACTGAAACGTTAAACTTAGAGGAATCAACCGGAGAATTTGTTTTTGTTGAGGATGAAGTTGATAATGGAAATAGACCAGGTATATATATTGAAACTAAAGAACCTTGGAGATTTTCAGGAATGGAAAAAGCACTTGCTGAAGTTTTAAAAAGTAATGGTTGGTTAGCTACAGATAATCCAAAAAATATACCAACAACTCCAGGTAAAGTTGGTGTAGCAAATACTAAATCTCGTATTATTTTACAAACGTTTTCTTGGCAAAGTGTTCTTCTTTTGGAGGAATTTTTACCAAATATACCTAAATGTATGTTGCTTTGGAAAGGTGGATACGATAATCTAGTAGATGATGATGCAGATATGATTGCTGACGTGTTGAACTTTTCTGTAGATAATAACGTACATATTATTGGGCCTTCAATTGCTGGTGCTCCAAATGGGTATGATGATTTATCTGCTCCTTGGATGAATGAAATGTATCACCGTTCTGGTTTTGTAATTCATGCATATTCTTTTGATACAGATGATCAATTGAAAAAATACAACGGAGACTATTATTATACAGGTCTAGAATCACGTTTTGATAATCCAAATCGTACATTGCAAGGTGAATGGTCAGGTAAAATTGGAAGAGAGAATTTTATTGATGGAGGTTTTACAAATTTAACAGATCTTTCTTTAGAATATCAAGGTAGAGCAACACCTGGTGTTACTGCTCAAACAGTATTAGAAGATCTTGGGTATGGAACCTATATTGGTAGAAATTAA
- the trpB gene encoding tryptophan synthase subunit beta, whose product MSDNYFKNHPNKEGFFNEYGGAFIPPQLEEEMKKINDAYFSISKSHKFISELRDIRKHFQGRPTPVYHCHRLSQKYGGQIYLKREDLNHTGAHKLNHCMGEALLAKHMGKKKLIAETGAGQHGVALATAAAYFGLECEIHMGEVDIEKEYPNVLRMKILGATVVPVTHGLKTLKEAVDSAFEAYLKDPVTSIYCIGSVVGPHPFPMMVRDFQRIVGIEAKDQFFEMTGELPDNVVACVGGGSNAMGIFSAFLENEECKLFGVEPGGKSLETLGDHAATMTLGKPGIIHGFKCYTLQDEKGEPAPVHSIASGLDYPGVGPEHSMLKDLKKVNYTTISDKECIDAFFELSRMEGIIPALESAHAVAHAFKLAKENPKQSILVNLSGRGDKDLDYVVENYGISE is encoded by the coding sequence ATGTCTGACAATTATTTTAAAAATCACCCAAACAAAGAAGGATTTTTTAACGAGTATGGTGGAGCATTTATACCTCCACAACTAGAAGAAGAAATGAAAAAAATTAATGATGCTTATTTTTCAATAAGTAAATCTCATAAATTCATTTCAGAACTTCGTGATATTCGAAAGCATTTTCAAGGCAGACCTACTCCAGTTTATCATTGTCACCGTTTATCACAAAAATATGGTGGTCAAATTTATTTAAAACGTGAAGACTTAAATCATACTGGCGCACATAAACTAAACCATTGTATGGGAGAAGCGTTACTTGCCAAACACATGGGAAAAAAGAAATTAATTGCCGAAACTGGAGCCGGACAACATGGTGTTGCTCTAGCTACAGCAGCAGCATATTTTGGTCTAGAATGTGAAATTCATATGGGTGAAGTAGATATTGAAAAAGAATATCCAAATGTACTTAGAATGAAAATTCTTGGAGCCACAGTAGTTCCAGTAACACACGGTTTAAAAACACTAAAAGAAGCTGTTGACAGCGCTTTTGAAGCATATTTAAAAGACCCAGTAACTTCAATTTATTGTATTGGTTCTGTAGTAGGACCACACCCTTTTCCAATGATGGTCCGCGATTTTCAACGTATTGTTGGTATTGAAGCCAAAGATCAATTTTTTGAAATGACTGGAGAATTACCTGATAACGTTGTAGCTTGTGTTGGAGGTGGAAGTAATGCAATGGGAATATTTTCAGCATTTTTAGAAAATGAAGAATGTAAACTTTTTGGTGTTGAACCAGGCGGTAAATCGCTAGAAACTTTAGGTGACCATGCTGCAACTATGACTCTAGGAAAACCTGGAATTATTCATGGATTTAAATGCTACACCTTACAAGATGAAAAAGGCGAACCTGCGCCTGTTCATTCTATCGCCAGTGGTTTAGATTATCCGGGAGTTGGCCCAGAACACAGTATGTTAAAAGATTTAAAGAAAGTTAATTACACAACCATTTCAGACAAAGAATGTATAGATGCCTTTTTTGAATTAAGCAGAATGGAAGGGATTATACCTGCTTTAGAAAGTGCACATGCTGTAGCGCACGCATTTAAATTAGCAAAAGAAAACCCTAAACAATCTATTTTAGTTAATCTAAGTGGTCGTGGAGATAAAGACTTAGATTATGTTGTAGAAAATTATGGCATTTCTGAATAA
- the glpT gene encoding glycerol-3-phosphate transporter: protein MINFFKPAAHKELLPSDKIDSTYKRLRFQVFVGIFIGYAGYYLVRKVFSLAMPDLIALGFSKTELGFALSGVSIAYGLSKFIMGNVSDRSNARNFLTAGLVLSALTMILMGTLPVATSSVFIMFVLLILNGWFQGMGWPPCGRVMVHWFSIRERGTKMSIWNVAHNVGGGIIGPLAILGVAIFADWQAKLYFPGFIALGVAVITWFLMRDTPQSCGLPNIETYKNDFPPNYSEKFEEEMTAKEIFFKYILKNKLLWSIAFANAFVYLVRYGVLDWAPLYLEEAKGFSIKESGWAYFAYEWAGIPGTLLCGYLSDKVFKGKRAPVSIIYMALVFVSIYMYWTSQSILANSIALICIGFLIYGPVMLIGVHALDLVPKKAAGTAAGLTGLFGYLGGALFANIAMGAVVDTWGWSGGFVVLLSSCVIAILLIGFSWLQERRGYNGIHV from the coding sequence ATGATAAATTTTTTTAAACCCGCAGCGCATAAAGAATTATTGCCTTCCGATAAAATAGATTCGACTTATAAACGATTACGTTTTCAGGTATTTGTAGGTATTTTTATTGGATATGCAGGGTATTATTTAGTTAGAAAAGTATTCTCTTTAGCAATGCCAGATTTAATTGCTTTAGGGTTTTCAAAAACAGAATTGGGTTTTGCACTTTCAGGTGTTTCTATTGCTTATGGTTTAAGTAAATTTATTATGGGGAATGTTTCTGATAGAAGTAATGCTAGAAATTTTCTTACAGCAGGTCTTGTGCTATCGGCGTTAACTATGATTTTAATGGGGACGCTTCCTGTTGCAACATCTTCAGTGTTTATAATGTTTGTGTTACTTATACTTAATGGATGGTTTCAAGGTATGGGATGGCCTCCTTGTGGAAGGGTAATGGTGCATTGGTTTTCTATTAGAGAACGCGGAACTAAAATGTCTATATGGAATGTAGCACATAATGTTGGAGGAGGAATAATTGGACCTTTAGCAATATTAGGTGTTGCAATTTTTGCAGATTGGCAAGCTAAATTGTATTTCCCGGGTTTTATAGCGTTAGGTGTTGCTGTAATTACGTGGTTTTTAATGAGAGATACTCCGCAATCATGTGGTCTTCCAAATATTGAAACCTATAAAAATGATTTTCCTCCTAATTATTCTGAAAAATTTGAGGAAGAAATGACGGCCAAAGAAATATTCTTTAAATATATTTTAAAAAATAAATTATTGTGGTCTATTGCCTTTGCAAACGCCTTTGTTTACTTAGTGAGATATGGTGTTTTAGACTGGGCCCCATTGTATTTAGAAGAAGCAAAAGGATTTTCAATTAAAGAATCTGGATGGGCATATTTTGCCTATGAATGGGCTGGGATACCAGGAACACTTTTGTGTGGATATTTAAGTGATAAAGTATTTAAAGGTAAAAGAGCTCCTGTAAGTATTATATATATGGCTTTAGTTTTTGTCTCAATATATATGTATTGGACAAGTCAATCAATTTTAGCAAACTCTATAGCGTTAATTTGTATTGGATTTTTAATCTATGGACCAGTAATGTTAATAGGTGTTCATGCATTGGATTTGGTTCCTAAAAAAGCAGCGGGTACAGCTGCAGGTTTAACAGGTTTATTTGGGTATTTAGGGGGCGCATTATTTGCTAATATAGCAATGGGTGCAGTAGTAGATACTTGGGGATGGTCTGGTGGATTTGTAGTGTTGTTAAGTTCATGTGTTATAGCAATTTTATTAATTGGTTTTTCTTGGTTGCAAGAGAGAAGAGGGTATAATGGTATTCATGTGTAA
- a CDS encoding OprO/OprP family phosphate-selective porin has translation MNKLKNISLLVVSFAFMCTGVITAQETDGVVTGEKGIINFKTNDGDYKWSFGGRAYMDGDYYMEDATDLSSKTTLSDVRLYAKASWKKWDAKINFSFANNKVSAKDIYLRYAISDHSSIKVGNFFEPYGIQGSISSKDTKFIGNSFSGEAFGIGRTVGIAYTTFSDKYFISGGLFGSEIGNTEMGDGGYSVTGKALYSPIVEDDMNFHIGASASYRLPDANGFDETYNDDDYNREVVYAAGPEDKFLNAVVNHAGNELKFNAQLLGTYGRFMLQSEYYYNKVYRNSNYELQFENSTPDMWGWPSSPQDLEDWYGEQRDIETDGFYVQAGYLLMGNNYSYNSSYAYLNRPKAGSLELLARFNQTNLNDIDGIFMQDKFWNADPLKAAAGQTNYSVGGGESIDYSIGLNYYMSDNVMFRLNYTYMDIDNLYYRQDDNISFVKARIQVNF, from the coding sequence ATGAATAAATTAAAAAATATATCGCTCTTAGTAGTCTCTTTTGCATTTATGTGTACAGGAGTTATTACAGCTCAAGAAACTGACGGAGTAGTTACTGGAGAAAAAGGAATTATTAATTTTAAAACAAATGATGGCGATTATAAATGGTCATTTGGTGGACGTGCTTATATGGATGGTGATTATTATATGGAAGATGCTACCGATTTAAGTTCAAAAACAACTTTAAGTGATGTTCGTTTATATGCAAAAGCTTCTTGGAAAAAATGGGATGCAAAAATTAATTTTAGTTTTGCAAATAATAAAGTAAGTGCAAAAGATATCTATTTAAGATATGCTATAAGTGATCATAGCTCTATTAAAGTTGGTAATTTCTTTGAACCTTATGGTATTCAAGGATCAATATCTAGTAAAGACACAAAATTTATAGGTAATTCTTTTTCAGGTGAAGCATTTGGTATTGGTAGAACTGTGGGTATTGCTTATACTACATTTTCAGATAAATATTTTATTTCAGGAGGTTTATTTGGTAGTGAAATAGGAAATACAGAAATGGGAGATGGTGGTTATAGTGTGACGGGGAAAGCCTTATATAGTCCAATTGTTGAAGATGATATGAATTTTCATATTGGTGCTTCAGCTTCATATAGATTACCTGATGCAAATGGGTTTGATGAAACTTATAATGATGATGACTATAATAGAGAAGTAGTTTATGCTGCAGGTCCTGAAGATAAATTTTTAAATGCTGTTGTAAATCATGCGGGGAATGAATTAAAATTTAATGCTCAATTGTTGGGAACTTATGGTCGCTTTATGTTGCAATCAGAATATTATTACAATAAAGTTTATCGTAATTCTAATTATGAGCTTCAATTCGAAAATTCAACTCCAGATATGTGGGGATGGCCTTCTTCTCCTCAAGACCTTGAAGATTGGTATGGTGAACAAAGAGATATTGAAACCGATGGTTTCTATGTTCAAGCGGGTTATTTATTAATGGGTAATAATTATTCTTATAATTCGTCTTATGCATATTTAAATCGTCCAAAAGCAGGTTCTTTAGAATTATTAGCTCGTTTCAATCAAACAAATTTAAATGATATTGATGGTATTTTTATGCAAGATAAATTTTGGAATGCTGACCCTTTAAAAGCGGCTGCGGGACAAACAAATTATAGTGTTGGTGGAGGAGAAAGTATTGATTATTCTATAGGTTTAAATTATTATATGAGTGATAATGTTATGTTCCGTCTTAATTATACTTATATGGATATTGATAATTTATATTATAGACAAGATGATAATATCTCGTTTGTAAAAGCAAGAATTCAAGTTAATTTTTAA